In Pectobacterium aroidearum, the following are encoded in one genomic region:
- the ansA gene encoding asparaginase, with protein MRKKSIYVAYTGGTIGMQRSANGYVPVSGHLQQQLAKMPEFHREEMPSFTIHEYEPLIDSSDMTPADWQSIADDIQDHYDDYDGFVILHGTDTMAFTASALSFMLENLAKPVIVTGSQIPLAELRSDGQTNLLNALYVAANHPINEVALFFNNKLLRGNRTTKAHADGFDAFASPNYPPLLEAGIHIRRLAPTVECNNCPPLKVHHITPQPIGVITIYPGISADVISNFLRQPVKALILRSYGVGNAPQSPGLLHELREASARGIVVVNLTQCISGRVNMGGYATGNALAHAGVISGFDMTVEAALTKLHYLLSQQDLSADEIRHLMQQNLHGELSDKD; from the coding sequence ATGCGAAAGAAATCCATTTATGTCGCCTACACGGGCGGCACCATCGGCATGCAGCGATCTGCGAATGGCTATGTACCGGTATCCGGTCATTTACAGCAGCAGTTGGCAAAAATGCCCGAATTCCATCGCGAAGAGATGCCATCGTTTACGATTCATGAATATGAACCGCTGATCGATTCGTCCGACATGACGCCAGCAGACTGGCAATCCATCGCGGACGATATTCAAGACCACTACGATGATTACGACGGTTTCGTGATTCTGCATGGTACTGACACGATGGCGTTCACCGCCTCTGCGCTCTCATTTATGCTGGAAAATCTGGCCAAACCGGTTATCGTGACAGGGTCACAAATTCCATTAGCGGAATTGCGCTCGGACGGCCAGACCAACCTGCTGAACGCGCTATACGTTGCCGCTAATCATCCGATTAATGAAGTCGCCCTCTTCTTCAATAACAAACTGCTACGCGGCAATCGCACCACCAAAGCCCATGCGGATGGTTTTGATGCTTTCGCTTCCCCTAATTACCCGCCACTGCTGGAAGCGGGTATCCATATTCGTCGGTTGGCACCCACCGTAGAATGCAACAACTGCCCGCCGCTGAAAGTGCATCACATTACGCCACAGCCTATCGGGGTGATTACGATTTATCCCGGCATTTCTGCCGATGTCATCAGTAATTTCCTCCGTCAGCCAGTGAAGGCGCTCATCCTGCGCTCCTACGGCGTTGGTAACGCGCCGCAAAGTCCCGGCTTGCTGCACGAATTACGTGAAGCCTCCGCGCGCGGCATTGTGGTCGTCAACCTGACGCAGTGCATTTCCGGGCGTGTGAATATGGGCGGCTATGCGACAGGCAATGCGCTGGCGCATGCGGGAGTGATCAGTGGCTTTGATATGACCGTTGAAGCCGCATTAACCAAACTGCATTACTTATTGAGCCAGCAGGATTTAAGCGCCGATGAAATTCGCCATTTAATGCAGCAGAACCTGCATGGAGAATTGAGCGATAAAGATTGA
- the pncA gene encoding bifunctional nicotinamidase/pyrazinamidase, with translation MKKALLLVDLQNDFCPGGALAVDEGDHVIAVANRAIEACIAAGVTVIATQDWHPENHGCFAVNANTKIGEIGELNGWPQIWWPIHCVQGTTGADFHPALNQSAIQWIIQKGTQPEIDSYSAFFDNGHRVKTELDDWLHANHITHLTILGLATDYCVKFSVWDAIALGYHTEVLVDGCRGLNLSPDDSESALREMAQRGATLTDMTEFLASLPSAR, from the coding sequence ATGAAAAAAGCATTGCTATTAGTTGATTTACAAAATGATTTTTGTCCCGGCGGCGCATTAGCCGTTGACGAAGGTGACCACGTCATTGCGGTTGCCAACCGCGCTATTGAAGCCTGCATAGCCGCGGGCGTCACCGTGATCGCCACTCAAGATTGGCACCCCGAGAACCACGGTTGCTTTGCCGTGAATGCGAATACCAAGATCGGAGAAATCGGCGAACTAAACGGATGGCCGCAGATCTGGTGGCCGATTCATTGCGTGCAGGGAACGACAGGCGCTGATTTCCATCCTGCACTTAATCAGTCTGCTATTCAATGGATCATACAAAAAGGGACTCAGCCGGAGATCGATAGCTATAGCGCTTTTTTCGATAACGGACATCGGGTAAAAACCGAATTGGATGACTGGCTACACGCCAACCACATCACCCATTTGACCATTCTGGGGCTGGCGACAGATTATTGCGTCAAGTTCAGCGTGTGGGATGCAATTGCTCTGGGTTATCACACCGAAGTATTGGTGGACGGTTGTCGCGGCCTGAATCTTTCGCCCGATGACAGCGAATCCGCATTACGGGAGATGGCACAGCGTGGAGCGACGCTTACGGACATGACAGAGTTTCTTGCCTCACTGCCTTCCGCGCGTTAG
- a CDS encoding YeaC family protein, with product MELNDLIDAMTPEIYQRLVTAVELGKWPDGVALTAEQKENSLQMVMMWQARHNEQAEHMTIGTNGEIVMKSKQELKRQFSGADAIITLKPEH from the coding sequence ATGGAACTCAATGATCTGATCGACGCTATGACGCCAGAAATTTACCAGCGCTTGGTCACGGCGGTAGAACTGGGCAAATGGCCAGATGGCGTCGCGTTGACGGCTGAACAGAAAGAGAACAGCCTGCAAATGGTGATGATGTGGCAGGCTCGCCATAATGAACAGGCTGAGCACATGACGATTGGCACCAATGGCGAAATTGTGATGAAAAGCAAGCAAGAACTGAAGCGCCAGTTTAGCGGTGCTGACGCCATTATTACGTTGAAACCTGAGCATTGA
- the msrB gene encoding peptide-methionine (R)-S-oxide reductase MsrB, with product MTNDSASRTPSDNTELTEMQRYVTQQRGTEPAFSGKLLHNKRTGVYHCLCCQAPLFYSDSKYDSGCGWPSFDQPVSSEAVRYLEDDSHNMRRIEIRCGQCDAHLGHVFPDGPKTTGERYCVNSASLSFIDDVDGERVDG from the coding sequence ATGACTAACGACTCTGCTTCGCGTACCCCGTCCGATAACACAGAACTGACAGAGATGCAGCGCTATGTCACCCAGCAACGCGGTACGGAACCTGCGTTTTCAGGCAAACTGCTGCATAACAAGCGCACCGGCGTTTACCATTGCCTGTGCTGCCAGGCGCCGCTGTTTTACTCCGATAGCAAATATGACTCCGGCTGCGGCTGGCCTAGCTTCGATCAACCCGTCTCCTCAGAGGCTGTACGCTATCTGGAAGATGATTCACACAATATGCGCCGCATAGAGATCCGCTGTGGGCAGTGTGATGCGCATCTTGGGCACGTTTTCCCTGATGGCCCGAAAACCACCGGCGAACGCTACTGTGTGAATTCTGCGTCGCTGAGCTTCATTGATGACGTTGATGGCGAGCGCGTTGACGGGTAA
- the gapA gene encoding glyceraldehyde-3-phosphate dehydrogenase — protein MTIKVGINGFGRIGRIVFRAAQERSDIEIVAINDLLDAEYMAYMLKYDSTHGRFNGTVEVKDGHLVVNGKTIRVTAERDPANLKWNEVNVDVVAEATGLFLTDDTARKHIAAGAKKVVLTGPSKDDTPMFVMGVNHKAYAGQDIVSNASCTTNCLAPLAKVINDNFGIVEALMTTVHATTATQKTVDGPSHKDWRGGRGAAQNIIPSSTGAAKAVGKVIPELNGKLTGMAFRVPTPNVSVVDLTARLEKPASYKEICAAIKSASEGELKGVLGYTEDEVVSTDFNGEKLTSVFDAKAGIALSDNFVKLVSWYDNETGYSNKVLDLIAHISK, from the coding sequence ATGACTATCAAAGTAGGTATCAACGGTTTTGGCCGTATCGGCCGTATTGTTTTCCGCGCTGCACAAGAGCGTTCTGACATCGAAATCGTTGCAATCAACGATCTGTTAGACGCTGAGTACATGGCGTATATGCTGAAGTACGACTCAACTCATGGTCGTTTCAACGGCACCGTTGAAGTTAAAGATGGCCACCTGGTTGTTAACGGCAAAACCATTCGTGTTACCGCAGAGCGCGATCCTGCAAATCTGAAGTGGAACGAAGTTAACGTTGACGTCGTTGCTGAAGCAACTGGCCTGTTCCTGACTGACGACACTGCACGTAAGCACATCGCTGCTGGCGCGAAGAAAGTTGTTCTGACTGGTCCATCTAAAGATGACACCCCGATGTTCGTTATGGGCGTAAACCACAAAGCTTACGCAGGCCAGGACATCGTTTCTAACGCATCTTGCACCACTAACTGTCTGGCTCCGCTGGCAAAAGTCATCAACGACAACTTCGGTATCGTTGAAGCACTGATGACCACCGTTCACGCCACCACTGCAACCCAGAAAACCGTTGACGGCCCGTCTCACAAAGACTGGCGCGGCGGCCGCGGCGCAGCACAGAACATCATCCCATCTTCTACCGGTGCTGCTAAAGCTGTAGGTAAAGTTATCCCTGAGCTGAACGGCAAACTGACTGGTATGGCGTTCCGCGTCCCTACCCCGAACGTTTCTGTTGTTGACCTGACTGCGCGTCTGGAAAAACCAGCTTCTTACAAAGAAATCTGTGCAGCAATCAAATCTGCTTCTGAAGGCGAGCTGAAAGGCGTGCTGGGCTACACTGAAGACGAAGTGGTTTCTACCGATTTCAACGGTGAAAAACTGACTTCTGTATTCGATGCTAAAGCAGGTATCGCACTGAGCGACAACTTTGTGAAACTGGTTTCCTGGTACGACAACGAAACAGGTTACTCAAACAAAGTTCTGGATCTGATCGCCCACATTTCTAAATAA
- a CDS encoding D-hexose-6-phosphate mutarotase has protein sequence MHNTIFSLPVTKQISATLSQRQLDQLPIIVVDHPEVRAAIALQGAHLLSWQPTNEEPVLWLSDNTPFTHHVAIRGGVPICFPWFGPFADPNHGFARLLPWEFTAHSEDEHGVQLTFTLRDNEETRKSWPHAFTLIARFKLGKECGIELEAQGDYSITSALHTYFNIGDISDIRITGLGESFIDKVDQGKLATQQGDLVFTDRTDRIYTQPQDTSVVHDAVLKRSIEVHHSHHSDVVSWNPGAELSRTISDMTDEGYKTFVCVETARINQPFVASANAPARLATVIRIKK, from the coding sequence ATGCATAACACAATTTTCTCACTCCCCGTCACGAAACAAATTAGCGCCACCCTCAGCCAGCGTCAGTTGGACCAACTCCCCATCATCGTCGTTGATCATCCTGAAGTGCGTGCGGCAATAGCATTGCAAGGGGCGCACCTACTCAGTTGGCAGCCGACAAACGAAGAGCCAGTGCTCTGGCTGAGCGACAATACGCCTTTTACTCATCACGTGGCGATTCGCGGCGGTGTACCGATTTGTTTCCCCTGGTTTGGCCCTTTCGCCGATCCTAATCATGGTTTCGCCCGCCTGCTGCCGTGGGAATTTACCGCCCACAGCGAAGATGAGCACGGCGTACAGCTCACGTTCACGCTGCGGGACAATGAAGAGACACGTAAGAGCTGGCCGCATGCGTTCACGCTCATCGCTCGCTTCAAGCTGGGCAAAGAGTGTGGCATTGAACTCGAAGCCCAAGGTGATTACAGCATTACCAGCGCGCTGCACACCTATTTCAACATCGGCGATATCAGTGATATTCGCATTACTGGTCTGGGTGAGTCATTTATTGATAAGGTCGATCAGGGCAAGCTGGCGACACAGCAAGGCGATCTGGTCTTTACCGACCGTACAGACCGCATTTACACCCAGCCACAGGACACCAGCGTGGTACATGATGCCGTCCTGAAACGCAGTATCGAAGTACACCATTCACACCATAGCGATGTCGTGTCATGGAACCCGGGTGCAGAACTTTCTCGTACGATTAGCGATATGACCGATGAGGGATATAAAACGTTCGTGTGCGTGGAAACTGCGCGAATTAATCAACCGTTTGTCGCATCCGCCAACGCGCCAGCACGTCTGGCAACGGTTATCCGCATCAAAAAATAA
- a CDS encoding aldo/keto reductase — protein sequence MTKTVRFPDDTRVPAIGQGTWYMGEDARMKEQEVTALQAGIDLGLTLIDTAEMYADGRAEDVVGEAIRGRRDSVYLVSKVYPHNAGGEKAIQACERSLKRLQTERIDLYLLHWRGGIPLIDTIAAMERLQQAGKIGQWGVSNLDLEDMQELWSLNGGQRCMTNQVLYHLASRGIEFDLLPWCQQQQLPVMAYCPLAQAGRLRDGLFSHPVVNRIAREHSITPAQLLLAWAIRQPGVIAIPKASSMKHVQENAKALDVQLSAEDIAQLDLAFPAPTRKQHLDVV from the coding sequence GTGACAAAAACGGTTCGTTTTCCAGATGACACCCGTGTACCCGCGATCGGTCAGGGAACGTGGTACATGGGTGAAGATGCCCGAATGAAAGAACAGGAAGTGACGGCGCTGCAAGCGGGTATCGACCTCGGATTAACATTGATTGATACAGCCGAAATGTATGCGGACGGCAGAGCCGAGGATGTCGTCGGCGAAGCAATACGCGGCCGTCGTGACAGCGTCTATCTGGTGTCGAAAGTCTACCCGCACAATGCCGGTGGCGAAAAGGCGATACAGGCGTGTGAACGCAGCCTGAAGCGTCTGCAAACGGAGCGTATCGATCTCTATCTGTTGCACTGGCGTGGTGGCATCCCGTTAATTGATACGATCGCTGCAATGGAACGATTGCAGCAGGCGGGTAAAATCGGTCAGTGGGGCGTCTCCAATCTTGACCTTGAGGACATGCAGGAGCTGTGGTCTCTGAACGGCGGACAACGCTGTATGACCAATCAGGTGCTTTACCATTTGGCATCGCGCGGTATTGAGTTTGATTTGCTGCCGTGGTGTCAGCAACAGCAGCTTCCCGTTATGGCATATTGTCCGCTAGCGCAGGCTGGGCGTCTCCGTGACGGATTATTCTCACATCCGGTGGTGAACCGCATTGCGCGCGAACATAGCATAACGCCCGCTCAGCTGTTATTGGCGTGGGCTATCCGTCAACCGGGCGTGATCGCGATTCCTAAAGCAAGTTCTATGAAGCATGTACAGGAAAATGCGAAAGCGCTGGACGTGCAGTTATCTGCGGAAGATATCGCGCAGTTAGATCTGGCTTTCCCAGCACCGACGCGTAAACAGCATCTGGATGTGGTGTAG
- a CDS encoding MipA/OmpV family protein encodes MKKPQLCMLAALISGAVLLPSAYAADVSLGLGAAGSTSVYRGVDNDVYPLPVLNYESENFYFRGLGGGYYLWNDGANRLSLTAYYLPLGFKPGDSDDLRMKQLDKRRGTLMAGAAYRHIADWGEIRTVLAGDTLDYSNGFAWDTAYLYRFSMGDLSITPGIGATWFSENMNQYYYGVSAQESARSGFNQYSPGDGWAPYLELSAGYQINQSWSAWAVGRYTRLSDEMKDSPIVDSNHSILMSAGVSYRF; translated from the coding sequence GTGAAAAAACCTCAACTATGTATGCTGGCCGCGCTGATTTCTGGCGCTGTGCTCCTGCCTTCAGCCTATGCCGCAGATGTCTCTCTGGGCCTTGGCGCTGCGGGTTCAACGTCTGTATACCGTGGTGTTGATAATGACGTTTATCCGCTTCCTGTACTGAATTATGAAAGTGAAAATTTTTATTTCCGCGGGCTGGGTGGTGGATACTACCTGTGGAATGACGGCGCAAATCGTCTCTCTTTAACGGCCTACTACCTGCCTTTAGGATTTAAGCCGGGAGATAGCGACGATCTGCGGATGAAACAGTTAGATAAACGTCGCGGTACGCTGATGGCGGGTGCGGCCTACCGTCATATCGCCGATTGGGGCGAAATCCGTACCGTACTGGCAGGCGACACGCTGGATTACAGCAACGGTTTTGCGTGGGATACCGCTTATCTTTACCGCTTCTCAATGGGTGATTTGAGCATCACTCCGGGTATCGGTGCGACCTGGTTCAGTGAAAACATGAACCAGTATTACTACGGCGTCAGCGCACAGGAATCCGCGCGTTCTGGCTTTAACCAGTATAGCCCTGGCGATGGCTGGGCTCCGTATCTTGAACTGAGCGCCGGTTATCAGATTAACCAAAGCTGGAGCGCCTGGGCCGTGGGTCGTTACACACGTTTGTCTGACGAAATGAAGGACAGCCCGATTGTCGATAGTAACCACAGCATCTTAATGAGCGCAGGTGTCAGCTATCGCTTCTGA
- the yeaG gene encoding protein kinase YeaG, with translation MNIFDHYRQRYDAAKDEEFTLQEFLTICQQDRNAYANAAERLLTAIGEPVMVDTAQESRMSRLFSNRVIARYPAFEEFYGMEEAIEQIVSYLKHAAQGLEEKKQILYLLGPVGGGKSSLAERLKALMQRVPIYILSANGERSPVNDHPLCLFNPQEDAAILEKEYAIPRRYLGTIMSPWAAKRLQEFGGDISKFKVVKVWPSILAQIGIAKTEPGDENNQDISALVGKVDIRKLEHYAQNDPDAYGYSGALCRANQGIMEFVEMFKAPIKVLHPLLTATQEGNYNGTEGIAALPFNGIILAHSNESEWVQFRNNKNNEAFLDRVYIVKVPYCLRVSEEVKIYDKLLNHSELTHAPCAPGTLETLARFSILSRLKDPENSSIYSKMRVYDGESLKDTDPKAKSYQEYRDYAGVDEGMNGLSTRFAFKILSRVFNFDHSEVAANPVHLFYVLEQQIEREQFPQEQAEKYLEHLKGYLTPKYAEFIGKEIQTAYLESYSEYGQNIFDRYVTYADFWIQDQEYRDPDTGQLFDRESLNAELEKIEKPAGISNPKDFRNEIVNFVLRARANNSGRNPNWTSYEKLRTVIEKKMFSNTEELLPVISFNTKTSTDEQKKHDDFVDRMMEKGYTRKQVRLLCEWYLRVRKSS, from the coding sequence ATGAACATATTTGATCACTACCGCCAGCGCTACGACGCTGCCAAGGACGAAGAGTTCACTCTGCAGGAATTCCTTACCATCTGTCAGCAGGATCGCAATGCTTATGCGAACGCGGCTGAACGATTGTTAACGGCTATCGGTGAGCCTGTAATGGTGGATACCGCCCAAGAATCACGAATGTCGCGCCTATTCTCGAACCGGGTGATTGCTCGCTATCCGGCTTTTGAAGAATTTTACGGTATGGAAGAGGCCATCGAACAGATTGTGTCTTACCTGAAACATGCCGCGCAGGGATTAGAAGAGAAGAAACAGATCCTGTATCTGTTGGGGCCGGTCGGCGGCGGGAAATCCTCTCTGGCCGAACGCTTGAAAGCGCTGATGCAACGTGTACCGATTTACATCCTCAGCGCCAACGGCGAGCGCAGTCCGGTGAATGATCACCCGCTCTGCCTGTTCAATCCGCAGGAAGATGCCGCAATACTCGAAAAAGAGTATGCCATTCCACGGCGCTATCTCGGCACCATCATGTCACCGTGGGCGGCCAAACGCCTGCAGGAATTTGGTGGAGACATTTCCAAATTTAAAGTCGTCAAAGTATGGCCATCGATTCTGGCACAAATCGGGATCGCGAAAACCGAACCTGGCGATGAGAACAATCAGGATATTTCAGCGCTGGTCGGCAAAGTCGATATCCGCAAGCTGGAGCATTATGCTCAGAACGATCCCGATGCCTACGGCTACTCCGGCGCATTGTGCCGCGCGAACCAGGGCATTATGGAATTCGTCGAGATGTTCAAAGCGCCGATCAAGGTGCTCCACCCGCTCCTGACCGCGACACAGGAAGGCAACTACAACGGGACGGAAGGCATTGCCGCCCTGCCGTTTAACGGGATTATTCTGGCGCACTCCAACGAATCCGAGTGGGTGCAATTCCGTAACAACAAGAACAATGAAGCGTTTCTTGACCGCGTGTACATCGTGAAGGTGCCGTACTGCCTGCGCGTGTCCGAAGAGGTCAAAATTTACGACAAGCTGCTGAATCACAGCGAACTGACGCATGCACCTTGCGCGCCCGGCACGCTGGAAACACTGGCCCGCTTCTCCATTCTGTCGCGCCTGAAAGATCCCGAAAACTCCAGCATCTACTCCAAGATGCGGGTTTACGACGGAGAAAGCCTGAAAGATACCGATCCGAAGGCGAAATCCTATCAAGAGTACCGCGATTACGCGGGCGTGGATGAAGGGATGAACGGCCTGTCGACCCGCTTCGCGTTCAAGATTTTGTCACGCGTCTTTAACTTCGATCACAGCGAAGTGGCCGCCAACCCGGTACACCTGTTCTACGTACTGGAACAACAGATCGAGCGCGAACAATTCCCGCAGGAGCAGGCAGAGAAGTATCTGGAGCACCTGAAAGGCTATCTGACGCCGAAATATGCGGAGTTTATCGGCAAAGAGATCCAGACCGCCTATCTCGAATCCTATTCCGAATATGGCCAGAATATTTTTGACCGTTATGTTACCTATGCGGATTTCTGGATTCAGGATCAGGAGTACCGTGACCCAGATACGGGCCAGCTGTTTGACCGTGAATCATTGAACGCTGAGCTGGAAAAGATCGAGAAGCCTGCGGGCATCAGCAATCCTAAAGACTTCCGTAACGAGATCGTCAACTTTGTCCTGCGCGCCCGTGCCAATAATAGCGGCCGGAATCCAAACTGGACCAGTTACGAAAAACTGCGCACGGTCATTGAGAAGAAAATGTTCTCCAACACGGAAGAGCTGCTGCCTGTGATTTCGTTTAATACCAAAACCTCAACGGATGAACAGAAAAAACATGATGACTTCGTCGATCGTATGATGGAGAAAGGCTACACCCGGAAACAGGTACGTTTGCTGTGCGAATGGTATCTGCGGGTGAGGAAATCATCATAA